The Winogradskyella schleiferi genome contains the following window.
GACCAACACAAAGTATAGAGCGACCATACTTGGGACTAATCGTGAGGCCACAGACCCAATCCTTTTGATACCTCCTAAAATAACTAAAGCCGTAATACTTATTAGAACAAAACCAATAATAAGGTTAGATTTCAATCCAACTTCCACACCATTCGGAATTAATAAAATATCATTTAATGCTTGTGTGAGCTGATTCACATTAAAAACGGGAAGTGCTCCTATAAGTCCACATAAACTAAAAAAAACAGCCAATGGTTCCCAAGATTTTCCTAAGCCTTCTATAATAAAATACATTGGACCACCTTGAATTTCGCCTGCACTATCTTGACCTCTAAACATAATGGCTAAAGTAGATGTAAAGAATTTTGTGGACATGCCTACTACAGCACTAATCCACATCCAAAAAACCGCTCCAGGACCACCAATTGAAATGGCGACTGCAACTCCTGCAATATTTCCCATACCTACCGTTGCAGACAAAGCCGTCGTTAACGCTTGAAAATGAGAAATCTGACCAGGATCATTAGGATCATCAAATTTTCCTCGAAGCACGTTTACAGCATGACCTAAATATCGAAACGGTAAAAAATGTGAACGAATTAATAAATATAAGCCGCCACCAATCAATAAAATAAGCAAAGGCAAACCCCAAGCTAAGGACGAAAAATCGCTAAGAAGTTGGTTCAAAAATTCCATAGATTATAAATGTAGTAAACCGTTTTAATTTATGCCGAAATGTTTACGATTAATTTGAGATTAGGATATTGAAGGGATGATTTCTAATTTGGGAACTACTAACTTTGGTTTTCCAATAATATGAATTAACACAACCAAAATGGTAGTACTATTTTTAGGCTTTATTTTCAAAATCAAATGGCAATTTCGAAACCGTAAGCAAACAATATTATAAAAAAACATAATTGATACTCCATTATAATAATTACCAAAAACTTTGAAAACAAAAATTACTCAAACCTTCTATAGTTCACTAACTTAAACACTTTATTATCTTATATTTATAAGAACAATAGTTCACCATCAATGAAAACAAGTATTAATAATACAAATATCGACACTATTAAGAGATCAACACCATGAAAACCAACAGGAATTAACTGGTAAAAACGTACTCATCACAGCTGGAGCTCGAGGTATTGGTGAATCAATCACCAAACACTTTATTGATAGCGGAGCCAACGTTGCCATTCACTATTTTTCTAGTGCTGATACCGCAAATGAATTAACAGAATATGTAAAGCGTAAAGAACAAAAAGCGGTTGCTATAAGTGGTCACCTAACCAAAGAAGCTGATGCAAATGGCATGGTAGAAAAAACTGTAGAAGTTCTTTGCGGTTTAGACATACTAATTTACAATGCAGGTTCCTTGGTTGCTCGGAAAATGCTGAGTGAAATGGAAGCTGATTTCTGGCATAATGTAATGGACATCAACCTTACGTCCATGATGTTTGTGACAAGAGCCGCAGCGCCTTATTTAGCAAAAAATGACAACAGTAGTATTGTAAATTTGGCTTCACTTGCTGGACGTAAAGGTGGTCATCCAGGATCATTAGTGTACTCAACTAGCAAAGGTGCTATTCTAACCTTTACACGAGCGCTCTCTACAGAATTGGGAGCACAAGGTGTACGGGTAAATGCTGTCGCACCAGGTCTTATCCTTGGGACTTCGTTTCACAATACACATACTACCATAGAATCAGCAGCAGCAACAACGGCTGGAATTCCAATCCAACGTGCAGGAAATGCTGCAGACGTCGCAAGAGCAGGTATGTATCTCACCTCCGAATATGATGGCTTTATTACTGGTGCTACATTCGACATCAATGGCGGTGTTTACAATAGGTTCTTCGTCTATAAAAACAAAAATTGATTATCCAATTAATTAACGTATCTTTGCAGCTTGAAAAAATCCACAGTTAGGATTTAGTAAATTCCTCAGAGTGAGGATGTGTTACCTAGAAGTTTAAGTGTTTAGTATGTCGATTCGCTTCTTTTGTAACACCAAAAGCACTTAATCGAATACATAACTCAAAGAATGAGCACATTCCAAGAACTCGGTCTTAATGAAGACCTTTTACACGCTATTACGGATTTAGGTTTTGAAAGCCCTAGTGAAGTCCAAGAAAAAGCCATCCCAATTTTATTAGAAGAAGACAAAGACTTAGTCGCTTTGGCACAAACTGGTACTGGGAAAACCGCAGCCTTCGGCTTTCCGATGTTGCAAAAAATAGATATCGATAGCAGAACCACACAAGGTCTCATCTTATCGCCTACTCGTGAACTTTGCTTGCAAATCACCAACGAATTAAAGCTTTATGGTAAATACTGCAAAGGTTTAAATGTGACTGCTATTTATGGTGGTGCGAGTATATCTGACCAAGCCAGATCTGTAAAACGTGGCGCACAAATCATTGTGGCGACTCCTGGTCGTATGAAAGATATGATTAAACGTAACATGGTTGATATTTCTAAAATACAATACGCTGTTTTAGATGAAGCCGATGAAATGTTGAACATGGGCTTCTTTGAAGACATTACAGACATCTTATCGCATACTCCCGAAGATAAAAGCACATGGCTATTCTCTGCAACGATGCCAAAAGAAGTATCAGTTATCGCCAAAAAATTCATGTATGATCCTACGGAAATTACGGTAGGAAACAAAAATGAAAGTACAAGTAACGTATCCCATGAGTATTATTTAGTTAATGCAAGAGATCGTTATCAAGCTTTAAAACGTTTGTCTGATGCCAATCCAGATATTTTTTCTGTGATTTTCTGTCGTACAAAACGTGATACGCAAAAGGTGGCCGAAAATTTAATTGAAGATGGTTACTCTGCTGGAGCCTTACATGGCGATTTAAGTCAGAACCAACGCGATTTGGTCATGAAATCTTTTAGAAATCAGCAAATACAAATGTTGGTAGCCACAGACGTTGCTGCTCGTGGTATTGATGTCGATGATATTACACACGTTATTAATTATCAATTACCAGATGAAGCGGAAATTTACACACACCGTTCTGGTAGAACGGGACGTGCTGGCAAAACAGGCATCTCAATGGTTATTGTTTCCAAAAGTGAGGTTAGAAAGATTAAAAGTATAGAGCGCATTATTAAAAAGCAGTTCGAAAAGAAAGAAATTCCTTCTGCAAGTGATATTGTTGAAGTTCAATTAATGTCTTTAGCCAATAAAATCCATACCACAGAAACCAACCATGAAATTGATAAGCATCTTGAAAGTATCAATGAATTATTTGTAGATACTGACAAGGAAGAATTAATCAAAAAGTTCTTTTCAGTAGAATTTAACCGTTTCTTTAATTATTATCAAAAATCAAAAGATTTAAGTGTGGTTGAATCCCGCGGAAGTGATAGAGATGGTGGACGCGATTACAGCAAACAATCTAACGATTCACGTTATTTTATAAATGTTGGTAGTAAAGATGGTTTTGATTGGATGAAGTTGAAAGATTTCTTAAAAGAACAATTAGAATTGGGACGTGATGACGTTTTTAAGGTTGATGTAAAAGATAGCTTTTCATTCTTTAATACTGAAAAATCCTTGCAGGAAAAAGTATTGGCATTCTTTACGGACTTTAAACATGAAGGTCGTTTTGTAAATGTTGAAGTCAGTGAAGATAAAGGCAGAAGTCGTGGTGGTCGAAGTGGCGGAAGAAGTCGTGGAGGCAACGATAGACGATCTGGCGGTAAAAGTCGCAGAAGAGATGACAAACCAAGAGGAGAAAGACGCTCTAGTGGCCGACGCTCTGAAGGAGCTCCTGGAAACCGCAGTGATAGACGCAGCAGAAGATCGGACGATTCAGGAAGTGACCGAAGCGATAGAAAATTCAATGATTCCAGAGGCGATAGACGCCCAGAATCAAGTGGATCTGGTTCGGATAGACCTAGACGTTCTAGAAGACGAGATTAAACTGTTAAACAAGCAGTAAATTCCAATAAATAAAATAACAAATTCCAAGACTTGAGGCGATACTTTAGGTTTTGGAATTTTTCATTTAAAGACTGTTACAACTAGTAAACTCTAACTAATTAATTAAAGACCTAAGACTGAAGACTGAAGACTGAAGACCGAATACTCTAAAAGTTAATATTTAGTCAAAAACAAACCTGCCATATGTTAAATCCGTTTTGTTTATTACCTTTACCTCGTAACACAAGTACATGCGCCATTTATTAATCTTATTGTTATGTTTAACTACAGTAAATAGCTATAGTCAAGACAGTACAAACACAAAAACACCTACCACAGTTAAAGGAACGCTAGTTAGCGCTTCAACTGATCTTCCTTTGAGTCAAGCTAATATTGTAAATATCAATCAAGTTGTCGGAACTGCGACAAATGATGAAGGTGAATTTGAAATTAAAGCTAAAGTCAACGACACATTACACTTATCCTATTTAGGTTACAAATCCATTAGAGTTAGAGTGACCAATGACTGGTTAAAATTTGGAGATACCGAAATCCAAATGACAGAATTAGCTTTAGCACTAGAAGAAGTGACTGTAAAGCAACTGAGATTAACAGGCTATTTAGAAGTTGACATGGAACAAATTCCGGTAACTTCTAACAACCGTTATCGAATTTCCGGTTTACCAGGTCAAGCTTATGAAGCTGGAAAACCCAATATTGCTACCAAAGTTTTGGGTGCTATTTTCAATCCTGCAGATTTCTTGTATAATATGTTTGGCAGAAAGCCCAATGAGATGCACAAGCTAAAGAAAATGAAGGAAGATGATGAGATTAGAAATCAATTAGCCAAGCGTTTTGATAGAGAAATGTTGCTCGTTTTACTTCAAGTCACCAAATACGATTTAGACGAAATAGTCAATCAATGTAACTATTCAAAAGATTTTATAAACACGGCAAACGATCTTCAGATATTGGATGCCATAAGTGAATGTTACGAAGAATATAAAGTCATTAATCGTAGTAAGGATCGAAAGAGTAAGAAGAACTAATCTTAATTTTAGGATTTAGAGTGCAATGCGATTCTATTCCCTTCAGAATCTATAAATACGCCCATAAAACCATGTTCATCTGAGATTTTGGTTTTCTTTTGATAGATTTTTCCTCCAGCGG
Protein-coding sequences here:
- a CDS encoding SDR family NAD(P)-dependent oxidoreductase translates to MTKHFIDSGANVAIHYFSSADTANELTEYVKRKEQKAVAISGHLTKEADANGMVEKTVEVLCGLDILIYNAGSLVARKMLSEMEADFWHNVMDINLTSMMFVTRAAAPYLAKNDNSSIVNLASLAGRKGGHPGSLVYSTSKGAILTFTRALSTELGAQGVRVNAVAPGLILGTSFHNTHTTIESAAATTAGIPIQRAGNAADVARAGMYLTSEYDGFITGATFDINGGVYNRFFVYKNKN
- a CDS encoding DEAD/DEAH box helicase; its protein translation is MSTFQELGLNEDLLHAITDLGFESPSEVQEKAIPILLEEDKDLVALAQTGTGKTAAFGFPMLQKIDIDSRTTQGLILSPTRELCLQITNELKLYGKYCKGLNVTAIYGGASISDQARSVKRGAQIIVATPGRMKDMIKRNMVDISKIQYAVLDEADEMLNMGFFEDITDILSHTPEDKSTWLFSATMPKEVSVIAKKFMYDPTEITVGNKNESTSNVSHEYYLVNARDRYQALKRLSDANPDIFSVIFCRTKRDTQKVAENLIEDGYSAGALHGDLSQNQRDLVMKSFRNQQIQMLVATDVAARGIDVDDITHVINYQLPDEAEIYTHRSGRTGRAGKTGISMVIVSKSEVRKIKSIERIIKKQFEKKEIPSASDIVEVQLMSLANKIHTTETNHEIDKHLESINELFVDTDKEELIKKFFSVEFNRFFNYYQKSKDLSVVESRGSDRDGGRDYSKQSNDSRYFINVGSKDGFDWMKLKDFLKEQLELGRDDVFKVDVKDSFSFFNTEKSLQEKVLAFFTDFKHEGRFVNVEVSEDKGRSRGGRSGGRSRGGNDRRSGGKSRRRDDKPRGERRSSGRRSEGAPGNRSDRRSRRSDDSGSDRSDRKFNDSRGDRRPESSGSGSDRPRRSRRRD
- a CDS encoding carboxypeptidase-like regulatory domain-containing protein; protein product: MRHLLILLLCLTTVNSYSQDSTNTKTPTTVKGTLVSASTDLPLSQANIVNINQVVGTATNDEGEFEIKAKVNDTLHLSYLGYKSIRVRVTNDWLKFGDTEIQMTELALALEEVTVKQLRLTGYLEVDMEQIPVTSNNRYRISGLPGQAYEAGKPNIATKVLGAIFNPADFLYNMFGRKPNEMHKLKKMKEDDEIRNQLAKRFDREMLLVLLQVTKYDLDEIVNQCNYSKDFINTANDLQILDAISECYEEYKVINRSKDRKSKKN